The genomic region AGATGCTTACGTCACAACTTATCCCTTTTTGATTGAAAATCTGCCGAAGTCAGGAAACAGGAGATCGCTTCCCGGGTAAATCTCTCAGAGACTGCTTTTTTACTCAAGAGAAAAGGCGTTTTTGAACTCAGATGGTTTACTCCCAAGATGGAAGTTGACCTTTGCGGGCATGCCACCCTTGCAAGCGCCCATATTCTTTTCACTCTCGGCATCCTTCCCGATACGGAAGACGCCGTGTTTTCCACAAAAAGCGGGATTCTTACCGCGAGGAGAAAAAGCGATCTCATAGAAATGGATTTTCCCTCGGAGGATCCTTGGGAAGTTGAGATGCCGGAGGACCTGCTTATGGCGATTTCCCAGAGGCCTCTTTACGTGGGCAGAAACCGCTTTGATTACATAGCTCTTTACGAGAGCGAAGAGACGGTAAGAAGCGCTGTCCCGGAGTCCACCCGCATCAGAAGGCTTGATTCCAGGGGACTTATAATAACGAGCGTCTCGAGTTCTCACCGCTACGATTTCGTATCGCGTTTTTTCGCTCCTAACGCCGGGATAGAGGAGGATCCGGTTACGGGCTCTGCTCACTGCTGCCTTTGTCCTTTCTGGAGCCGCCGGCTCGGGAAAAAAGAACTCACGGGCTATCAGGCGTCAGAAAGAGGAGGGCTCGTTAATACAAGACTTTCTGAGAAAGGAGTCTTTCTGTCGGGAAAAGCGATTATTGATGGAAGCTTCGAAATCAATCCGGAGTCATAAGGGAACTTGGATTTGTCGCTTGCCAAGATTCACAAAACTTTTTTTTTCGGTAAAATTTAAAATCCCATGTTACAGGGGCGGCGTAGCCAAGAGGTAAGGCAACGGTCTGCAAAACCGTCATACCCCGGTTCGATTCCGGGCGCCGCCTCCAGTTCTGAACTCCGTTCAGCGTAATGCCCGGGTGGCGGAATTGGTAGACGCAAGGGACTTAAAATCCCTCGGGAGTATCTCCCGTGCCGGTTCGAGTCCGGCCCTGGGCATTTTTTTCTACCAAATTCCAAAACGAATGTGTTAAAATGTGAAATATTATGTAACAAGTAGAACTAGTTGGGACAAAGGGTTGATTTCAAGGAGGTTTTGGAGATGAATTTTAGGACTCGGCTTAACGTAGCCATTTTTGCATTTGTTTTCTCGTTTGCGCTGGTTCTTTCGCTGAATGCTGTTGCCCAAGATGGGCAGAAAAGCCAGGATGAGCAGAAAGAAAATCTCAGTGCCGTGGAAGACAGCAGTTACACGCTCCGGAAAATGCTTGTAACCGCCACCAAGCGTGTTCAGCTTGCTCAGGACGTGCCTTTTTCCCTGAATGTGCAGTCAGAAGAGGATATAGAGCGCCTTAACACTACTAACTTGGAGGATCTTTCGCGCAACGTTGCCGGACTCTCCATACAGAACCTCGGGCCGGGCCAAAGCGTAGTCACAATCCGCGGCGTTTCTTCCGGGCAGATAGCGCGGGACCAGCCCGGCGTAAAGGAACAGGTTGGCGTGTATCTCGACGAAACCCCTATATCACTGTCGCTTTTCACTCCTGATATCGATCTTTTCGACCTTAACCGTGTGGAGACCCTCAGAGGACCGCAGGGCACGCTCTTCGGATCAGGCTCAATCGGCGGTACCGTTCGCTATATAACCAACCAGCCGCTTTTGGGTGTAAACGAGGTTAAAGTCGAGATTGACGGAAATTATCTTGACGAAGGTTCTGCTGGAGGTCATCTGAAAACAGCCCTCAATGTTCCTTTAGGCGAAGATGCGGCCTTTCGCTTGGTTGCTTACGGTACTAGATACGGCGGTTTCATCGATGCGCAAAAGGAAGGGGGTGCTGTGGATGAAGATGTAAACGATGGCACCCGTCACGGTGGGCGTATTTCCCTTTTATGGGAGCCAACCGAAAACTTGTCCATTACTCCGCGAGTTATATATCAGAACATTGATCTTGGAGGGTTTAACCGCGACGAGGTATTTAACCTTTTTGCAAACCCCTATACCGATCCCCCGACTCCGCTTGGTGATAGAGAGCAGCATCTGCTGCTTGACGAGGCTTTTGAAGATGAAACTCTGATTTTTGACACCGTGGTAAATTGGAGCATTGAAGACTTCTTTGACGTTACATACTCGGTAAGCTATATAAACCGCGACCTTCTTGTAAGTCGTGATGCGAGTGCTCTTACCGGTAGCGTGAGCGTGGACCTTGGATTTGCAGAGGATCAAGTGGCAAACCCATCCAATCTGCGTGACACTACCGACCTTGAACAGATGACCCATGAACTTCGCTTGAGTTCAAGCGATGACGGCGCATTTCAGTGGCTTGCGGGTGTTTTCTACTCCGACGTGGAGCGTGACTATTCTCAGCGTTTGCCGACTCCAGGGTATGATGCGTTATTTATACCTTCGGCTGACACTAACTTCCCCGATGCAGTGGATTCGCCTTATAGTTCCGATCTGACATATGATTTAAGGCAGATTGCACTTTTCGGAGAAGCGACCTATAACCTGCTTGACCGTCTCGGCTTGACGGCGGGTTTGCGCTGGTATGACTGGGAAGAGGATAAGACTTTCAGATCCGGTGGAGGTTTCTCGAATGCTGATGCCCAGAACCAGGACATTACAGTTTCCTCCGACGGATTTACACCTCGGTTTATGGTGAGCTACGATGCTAACGATAACGTTACTGTGAATGCTCAGATTTCCCGAGGCTTTCGTCTCGGTGGAGTTAATGACCCCCTTAACCAGCTGCTTTGCGGAGATGCCTATGATACTTTTCGGGGATATCAGGAGTTTGAGGATGAGACCCTCTGGAACTACGAGGTTGGGTTTAAGTCCTCTTTTGAGAATGTTACATTCAACGGCTCGGTTTTTTATACCGACATTGAAAATCTGGGTGTAAACGTTGATGCGGGACCCTGCTCTTCCAGGGTTACGATCAGCGTACCTGAATCTCACACTGCGGGAGCGGAGCTTGAACTGTCTATTCAACCGACAAGATCTTTGCTACTCGCTTTTGCCGGAAGCTATTTAGAAGCAGAGTTTGATTCCACTATCAGGACGGCAGGTGGGGATGCGGTTGAGGGAATAGAGGAGGGTAACCGCATACCTTCTGTTCCAGACTGGCAGCTCGCAGGATCCGCCACTTATACTTTGCCGGGTATTCTGAGTGCCGGGGAAAGCTTTCTCTCGGCTTCATGGCAGTTTGTAGGCGACAGCATCA from Candidatus Dadabacteria bacterium harbors:
- a CDS encoding PhzF family phenazine biosynthesis protein, with amino-acid sequence MASRVNLSETAFLLKRKGVFELRWFTPKMEVDLCGHATLASAHILFTLGILPDTEDAVFSTKSGILTARRKSDLIEMDFPSEDPWEVEMPEDLLMAISQRPLYVGRNRFDYIALYESEETVRSAVPESTRIRRLDSRGLIITSVSSSHRYDFVSRFFAPNAGIEEDPVTGSAHCCLCPFWSRRLGKKELTGYQASERGGLVNTRLSEKGVFLSGKAIIDGSFEINPES
- a CDS encoding TonB-dependent receptor; the protein is MNFRTRLNVAIFAFVFSFALVLSLNAVAQDGQKSQDEQKENLSAVEDSSYTLRKMLVTATKRVQLAQDVPFSLNVQSEEDIERLNTTNLEDLSRNVAGLSIQNLGPGQSVVTIRGVSSGQIARDQPGVKEQVGVYLDETPISLSLFTPDIDLFDLNRVETLRGPQGTLFGSGSIGGTVRYITNQPLLGVNEVKVEIDGNYLDEGSAGGHLKTALNVPLGEDAAFRLVAYGTRYGGFIDAQKEGGAVDEDVNDGTRHGGRISLLWEPTENLSITPRVIYQNIDLGGFNRDEVFNLFANPYTDPPTPLGDREQHLLLDEAFEDETLIFDTVVNWSIEDFFDVTYSVSYINRDLLVSRDASALTGSVSVDLGFAEDQVANPSNLRDTTDLEQMTHELRLSSSDDGAFQWLAGVFYSDVERDYSQRLPTPGYDALFIPSADTNFPDAVDSPYSSDLTYDLRQIALFGEATYNLLDRLGLTAGLRWYDWEEDKTFRSGGGFSNADAQNQDITVSSDGFTPRFMVSYDANDNVTVNAQISRGFRLGGVNDPLNQLLCGDAYDTFRGYQEFEDETLWNYEVGFKSSFENVTFNGSVFYTDIENLGVNVDAGPCSSRVTISVPESHTAGAELELSIQPTRSLLLAFAGSYLEAEFDSTIRTAGGDAVEGIEEGNRIPSVPDWQLAGSATYTLPGILSAGESFLSASWQFVGDSITQSGDQIPGRGVFGHGLPYRGASADEATEVDLLLDSYHLFNLSAGLVYDNIEFTAYVKNITDENVKLSFDRERGGRARLAYRVGQPRTFGVVTRMRF